The Actinosynnema mirum DSM 43827 genomic interval TACGGCCTGGTCAAGCTGACCTGCGACATCGGCTACCAGACCGGCTGGTTCGGCTGGTGGTACAGCACCGGCGAGAACCTCGTCGGGCAGCACTTCTACGCGGAGGGCTACCCCGGCGACAAGCCGTTCGGCACGATGTGGTGGGACGGCGACAGCACGTACTCGCAGTCCGCGAACAAGCTCTGGTACTGGATCGACACCGCGCCGGGCCAGAGCGGCTCGCCGGTCTACCACTACAACTCGACCACGCCGGGCCTGTGCGCGGGCTGGTGCGTGACCGCCATCCACACCAACGGCGTCGCGGGAGGCAATCCGACCAACAGCGGCACCCGGCTGCGCCCCGACGTGATGTCGTTCGTCAACTACTGGATCTCACGGCCGTGAGCCGAACGGGGGCCGGGCTCGCAGGGGCCCGGCCCCCGTGCAACCGGGGAGGTCCGGTGCCACGTCCTGCCGCCATGACACGCTTGCTGCTGTTGGCGTTCCTGCTCACCGCGTGCGGCCACGCCCCCGCGAGCGAGCCCCCACCCCCGCGGGGCGCGTTCACCGCGACCGCCGCGACCAGCCAGGGCGAACCCCGTCCGTTCGCACCCGGCACCGAGGTGAGGGCCACCTTCACCGACGACGGCCGCCTGGTCGTGCACGGCGGCTGCAACACCCTGTCCGGCCAGGTGGACGCGGGCGGCGGCGAGCTGACGCTGACCGAGCCGTCCACGACGGAGATGGCCTGCGACGACCCCCGCACCGAGCAGGACCGGTTCCTGACGGCGCTGCTCACCGCGACCCCGACCTGGCGCCTGGACGGCGACA includes:
- a CDS encoding META domain-containing protein, with product MTRLLLLAFLLTACGHAPASEPPPPRGAFTATAATSQGEPRPFAPGTEVRATFTDDGRLVVHGGCNTLSGQVDAGGGELTLTEPSTTEMACDDPRTEQDRFLTALLTATPTWRLDGDTLHLTTQDAGLTLTRD